A portion of the Sus scrofa isolate TJ Tabasco breed Duroc chromosome 5, Sscrofa11.1, whole genome shotgun sequence genome contains these proteins:
- the FAM118A gene encoding protein FAM118A isoform X4, translated as MDSVEKTAHRSEHKSRKFLKSLIRKQPQELLLVMGTGVSAAVAPGIPALCSWRSCIEAVIEAAEQLEVLHPGDVAEFRRKVTKDRDLLVVAHDLIRKMSPRTGDTKPNFFQDCLMEVFDDLERHIQNPLVLQSILSLMERGAMVLTTNYDNLLEIFGQQQSKPMESLDLKDKTKVLQWARGHIRYGVLHIHGLYTDPCGMVLDPSGYKDVTQDPEVMEVLQNLYRTKSFLFVGCGETLRDQIFQALFLYSVPNRVDLEHYMVVLKESEDHFFKHQADMLLHGIKVVSYGDCFDYFPAYVQDLASQICQQPSPGNACQDCAKRKLEENGIEVSKKPRQSDTDDAGGS; from the exons ATGGATTCGGTGGAAAAGACAGCACACAGAAGTGAACACAAGTCAAG aaagtttttaaaaagcctcaTCCGGAAACAGCCTCAGGAGCTGCTCCTGGTGATGGGGACGGGGGTCAGCGCGGCCGTGGCCCCGGGAATCCCGGCGCTCTGCTCGTGGAGGAGCTGCATCGAGGCCGTCATCGAGGCCGCCGAGCAGCTGGAGGTGCTGCACCCGGGGGATGTGGCCGAGTTCCGCAGGAAGGTGACGAAGGACAGGGACCTGCTGGTGGTCGCCCACGATCTGATCCGGAAGATGTCCCCG CGCACGGGCGACACCAAGCCCAACTTCTTCCAGGACTGCCTGATGGAGGTTTTCGACGACCTGGAGCGGCACATCCAGAACCCGCTGGTGCTGCAGTCCATCCTCAGCCTGATGGAGCGGGGCGCCATGGTCCTCACCACCAACTACGACAACCTGCTGGAGATCTTCGGGCAGCAGCAGAGCAAGCCCATGGAGTCTCTGGATTTGAAGGACAAGACCAAG GTCCTGCAGTGGGCGAGGGGGCACATCAGGTACGGCGTGCTGCACATCCACGGCCTGTACACCGACCCCTGCGGCATGGTGCTGGATCCTTCGGGGTATAAGGACGTGACTCAAGACCCGGAAGTCATG GAAGTTCTCCAGAACCTGTACCGCACCAAGTCGTTCCTGTTTGTGGGCTGCGGAGAGACGCTGCGGGATCAGATCTTCCAAGCCCTCTTCCTCTACTCGGTGCCCAACAGGGTGGATCTGGAGCACTACATGGTCGTGCTCAAGGAGAGCGAGGACCACTTCTTTAAGCACCAGGCAGACATGCTGCTGCACGGGATCAAAGTGGTGTCCTACGGGGACTGCTTCGACTATTTCCCGGCGTACGTGCAGGACCTCGCCTCGCAGATCTGCCAGCAGCCAAGCCCAG GTAATGCGTGCCAGGACTGCGCAAAGAGGAAGttagaagaaaatggaattgaaGTTTCGAaaaaacccaggcagtctgataCCG
- the FAM118A gene encoding protein FAM118A isoform X3 gives MDSVEKTAHRSEHKSRKFLKSLIRKQPQELLLVMGTGVSAAVAPGIPALCSWRSCIEAVIEAAEQLEVLHPGDVAEFRRKVTKDRDLLVVAHDLIRKMSPRTGDTKPNFFQDCLMEVFDDLERHIQNPLVLQSILSLMERGAMVLTTNYDNLLEIFGQQQSKPMESLDLKDKTKVLQWARGHIRYGVLHIHGLYTDPCGMVLDPSGYKDVTQDPEVMEVLQNLYRTKSFLFVGCGETLRDQIFQALFLYSVPNRVDLEHYMVVLKESEDHFFKHQADMLLHGIKVVSYGDCFDYFPAYVQDLASQICQQPSPDAERVDSTTSLGNACQDCAKRKLEENGIEVSKKPRQSDTDDAGGS, from the exons ATGGATTCGGTGGAAAAGACAGCACACAGAAGTGAACACAAGTCAAG aaagtttttaaaaagcctcaTCCGGAAACAGCCTCAGGAGCTGCTCCTGGTGATGGGGACGGGGGTCAGCGCGGCCGTGGCCCCGGGAATCCCGGCGCTCTGCTCGTGGAGGAGCTGCATCGAGGCCGTCATCGAGGCCGCCGAGCAGCTGGAGGTGCTGCACCCGGGGGATGTGGCCGAGTTCCGCAGGAAGGTGACGAAGGACAGGGACCTGCTGGTGGTCGCCCACGATCTGATCCGGAAGATGTCCCCG CGCACGGGCGACACCAAGCCCAACTTCTTCCAGGACTGCCTGATGGAGGTTTTCGACGACCTGGAGCGGCACATCCAGAACCCGCTGGTGCTGCAGTCCATCCTCAGCCTGATGGAGCGGGGCGCCATGGTCCTCACCACCAACTACGACAACCTGCTGGAGATCTTCGGGCAGCAGCAGAGCAAGCCCATGGAGTCTCTGGATTTGAAGGACAAGACCAAG GTCCTGCAGTGGGCGAGGGGGCACATCAGGTACGGCGTGCTGCACATCCACGGCCTGTACACCGACCCCTGCGGCATGGTGCTGGATCCTTCGGGGTATAAGGACGTGACTCAAGACCCGGAAGTCATG GAAGTTCTCCAGAACCTGTACCGCACCAAGTCGTTCCTGTTTGTGGGCTGCGGAGAGACGCTGCGGGATCAGATCTTCCAAGCCCTCTTCCTCTACTCGGTGCCCAACAGGGTGGATCTGGAGCACTACATGGTCGTGCTCAAGGAGAGCGAGGACCACTTCTTTAAGCACCAGGCAGACATGCTGCTGCACGGGATCAAAGTGGTGTCCTACGGGGACTGCTTCGACTATTTCCCGGCGTACGTGCAGGACCTCGCCTCGCAGATCTGCCAGCAGCCAAGCCCAG aTGCTGAGCGAGTGGACAGCACCACGTCCTTGG GTAATGCGTGCCAGGACTGCGCAAAGAGGAAGttagaagaaaatggaattgaaGTTTCGAaaaaacccaggcagtctgataCCG
- the FAM118A gene encoding protein FAM118A isoform X1, translated as MDSVEKTAHRSEHKSRKFLKSLIRKQPQELLLVMGTGVSAAVAPGIPALCSWRSCIEAVIEAAEQLEVLHPGDVAEFRRKVTKDRDLLVVAHDLIRKMSPRTGDTKPNFFQDCLMEVFDDLERHIQNPLVLQSILSLMERGAMVLTTNYDNLLEIFGQQQSKPMESLDLKDKTKVLQWARGHIRYGVLHIHGLYTDPCGMVLDPSGYKDVTQDPEVMEVLQNLYRTKSFLFVGCGETLRDQIFQALFLYSVPNRVDLEHYMVVLKESEDHFFKHQADMLLHGIKVVSYGDCFDYFPAYVQDLASQICQQPSPDAERVDSTTSLGNACQDCAKRKLEENGIEVSKKPRQSDTACSSDAVTGGRRREGSGFYLGFKEDSGSETELSKD; from the exons ATGGATTCGGTGGAAAAGACAGCACACAGAAGTGAACACAAGTCAAG aaagtttttaaaaagcctcaTCCGGAAACAGCCTCAGGAGCTGCTCCTGGTGATGGGGACGGGGGTCAGCGCGGCCGTGGCCCCGGGAATCCCGGCGCTCTGCTCGTGGAGGAGCTGCATCGAGGCCGTCATCGAGGCCGCCGAGCAGCTGGAGGTGCTGCACCCGGGGGATGTGGCCGAGTTCCGCAGGAAGGTGACGAAGGACAGGGACCTGCTGGTGGTCGCCCACGATCTGATCCGGAAGATGTCCCCG CGCACGGGCGACACCAAGCCCAACTTCTTCCAGGACTGCCTGATGGAGGTTTTCGACGACCTGGAGCGGCACATCCAGAACCCGCTGGTGCTGCAGTCCATCCTCAGCCTGATGGAGCGGGGCGCCATGGTCCTCACCACCAACTACGACAACCTGCTGGAGATCTTCGGGCAGCAGCAGAGCAAGCCCATGGAGTCTCTGGATTTGAAGGACAAGACCAAG GTCCTGCAGTGGGCGAGGGGGCACATCAGGTACGGCGTGCTGCACATCCACGGCCTGTACACCGACCCCTGCGGCATGGTGCTGGATCCTTCGGGGTATAAGGACGTGACTCAAGACCCGGAAGTCATG GAAGTTCTCCAGAACCTGTACCGCACCAAGTCGTTCCTGTTTGTGGGCTGCGGAGAGACGCTGCGGGATCAGATCTTCCAAGCCCTCTTCCTCTACTCGGTGCCCAACAGGGTGGATCTGGAGCACTACATGGTCGTGCTCAAGGAGAGCGAGGACCACTTCTTTAAGCACCAGGCAGACATGCTGCTGCACGGGATCAAAGTGGTGTCCTACGGGGACTGCTTCGACTATTTCCCGGCGTACGTGCAGGACCTCGCCTCGCAGATCTGCCAGCAGCCAAGCCCAG aTGCTGAGCGAGTGGACAGCACCACGTCCTTGG GTAATGCGTGCCAGGACTGCGCAAAGAGGAAGttagaagaaaatggaattgaaGTTTCGAaaaaacccaggcagtctgataCCG
- the FAM118A gene encoding protein FAM118A isoform X2 produces the protein MDSVEKTAHRSEHKSRKFLKSLIRKQPQELLLVMGTGVSAAVAPGIPALCSWRSCIEAVIEAAEQLEVLHPGDVAEFRRKVTKDRDLLVVAHDLIRKMSPRTGDTKPNFFQDCLMEVFDDLERHIQNPLVLQSILSLMERGAMVLTTNYDNLLEIFGQQQSKPMESLDLKDKTKVLQWARGHIRYGVLHIHGLYTDPCGMVLDPSGYKDVTQDPEVMEVLQNLYRTKSFLFVGCGETLRDQIFQALFLYSVPNRVDLEHYMVVLKESEDHFFKHQADMLLHGIKVVSYGDCFDYFPAYVQDLASQICQQPSPGNACQDCAKRKLEENGIEVSKKPRQSDTACSSDAVTGGRRREGSGFYLGFKEDSGSETELSKD, from the exons ATGGATTCGGTGGAAAAGACAGCACACAGAAGTGAACACAAGTCAAG aaagtttttaaaaagcctcaTCCGGAAACAGCCTCAGGAGCTGCTCCTGGTGATGGGGACGGGGGTCAGCGCGGCCGTGGCCCCGGGAATCCCGGCGCTCTGCTCGTGGAGGAGCTGCATCGAGGCCGTCATCGAGGCCGCCGAGCAGCTGGAGGTGCTGCACCCGGGGGATGTGGCCGAGTTCCGCAGGAAGGTGACGAAGGACAGGGACCTGCTGGTGGTCGCCCACGATCTGATCCGGAAGATGTCCCCG CGCACGGGCGACACCAAGCCCAACTTCTTCCAGGACTGCCTGATGGAGGTTTTCGACGACCTGGAGCGGCACATCCAGAACCCGCTGGTGCTGCAGTCCATCCTCAGCCTGATGGAGCGGGGCGCCATGGTCCTCACCACCAACTACGACAACCTGCTGGAGATCTTCGGGCAGCAGCAGAGCAAGCCCATGGAGTCTCTGGATTTGAAGGACAAGACCAAG GTCCTGCAGTGGGCGAGGGGGCACATCAGGTACGGCGTGCTGCACATCCACGGCCTGTACACCGACCCCTGCGGCATGGTGCTGGATCCTTCGGGGTATAAGGACGTGACTCAAGACCCGGAAGTCATG GAAGTTCTCCAGAACCTGTACCGCACCAAGTCGTTCCTGTTTGTGGGCTGCGGAGAGACGCTGCGGGATCAGATCTTCCAAGCCCTCTTCCTCTACTCGGTGCCCAACAGGGTGGATCTGGAGCACTACATGGTCGTGCTCAAGGAGAGCGAGGACCACTTCTTTAAGCACCAGGCAGACATGCTGCTGCACGGGATCAAAGTGGTGTCCTACGGGGACTGCTTCGACTATTTCCCGGCGTACGTGCAGGACCTCGCCTCGCAGATCTGCCAGCAGCCAAGCCCAG GTAATGCGTGCCAGGACTGCGCAAAGAGGAAGttagaagaaaatggaattgaaGTTTCGAaaaaacccaggcagtctgataCCG